tctctctctctctctctctctctctctctcactcactctctcatcatcactgacgctctcttcctctccccccctctcttttcctctctcctccccacctccctcccactacTCTCCGCACCCCCACCTTCAGGTACACAAAACATCACTaccgtctttccttccctctaaaCCGCCCCTTTCCTCCCCGCAGACCGGTTGaacgaggtggaagagaaggagccTGAGCCTGAGTTCGGAGACGTGATCAAGAACGTCACGGTAGCGCTCGGTCGCGAGGCAGTTCTCTCCTGCATTGTCGACAACCTCGGGACCTACAGGGTGAGGCGATTACTTGTGTTTCCTgcggttctttgtgtgtgtagaggCAGGGCGTATATCTGTAGCTTTGTCTTCTATATTCGTCTACATAtctatacccatatctatatatctgtcttttatatatctatataaatgtctgtctagagtatatatatatgtttatatgttcattACTTTATCTATTACCCATCTATcttgagtatacatatatttatatgttcattagTCCATgtattacctgtctatctatctagctatatattcatgtatttataacgatatttatatatctatctttttatctttatatacatacactgtaaatgtatgcatgtatataagaaaTGTAGATTAATACTTTTAAGATCCCTGTCAGACCCGGATCTTTCACCGCTTTCAGATTCACACAAGCCGATAATCTACATAATTAATTATCCCTAAAGTATTTTTTCTAATGAGTGGGTAAAGGTAAAGAGACCTTTTAAACTGTCTTTATCTTTCATCCTTAAAACAAAGTGAAAGGATGCTAGCGAAGAACAGAGTCAAGACCATCATTAATACCAAAGTACTTTTCCTTTTAAGTTTCCCTCCCTAATGCATAGAATAAATACGAGCACTGGCCCACAATTAAAAAAGATGTCGCCTAACCACatttatgagagagagtgagagagagagagagagagagagagagagagagagagagagagagagagagagagagagagagagagagagagagagagagagagagagagacatagagagagagagtaaaagagagagagacagaaacagagaaagagacagagacagagaaagagacagagacagagacagaaacagagacagagccagagacagagacagagacagagacagagaaagagacagagacagagagggagaggagtagaggaaatCACCAAAGCCGAAGCTCCTGCGTGTCCATCGTTACGTTCTTAGTTTCCCCGTTTAAGTTCACTCAAGGAGAAAATCAAAGAggcatataaagagagggagatattagGGAGACGGAAGGTGGGCGAGGAGGACggcgggagaagggggagggacaaaATCAAAGGTTTCGGAAAGTTTTACGGCGTTCTGATTCACCAAAGTTTGAAGGATTGAACTTATtgaggggaaaaagaaatggatattTAATGAATAAAGATTTCTTATTACATTTTCCCTTCACTGTGAATAACTTTCAGGACTTGAGAAGTGGTCCCTCAGATGTTCTTTGCATTTTGTGTAGAAGGCAAACTTGTCTGGTtctcataaatatttatgtggatGAATGTAACTGAATGTTGATGGTGAGGCAGCCGAAGGATAGGTTTAAACACATACCAGAGGCGAGTTATATAAAAAGCAGTAATTGTGAAACGTGATATTACTTAACTGGAGGGATTATTattagagagaaatgagagagaacaaTATATAAGATCCTCAAGCTATAATTATGGACAATAAAGAGACAGTGAAACTACAGGATATGATTAAACGAGGCAGCATGGGATAAAAACGCATAACTATGAAATATGGAATTATTTAATTACAACGGATGTGTGTGATGTCTGAGATAATGGCACGATGTCATTCGAGAAAATGAAGTGAAATAGCCAAGGCAATCCGTAAGTACTTTCTTACGAAAAGTCAAAGAAGTAAATAGACGTCCAATGGGCCCAGGTCACGTGATCCGAGCAGACAAAGAGGAGGTTCGAACCATTAGTAACCCGAAGTGACCTTGTGCTGAGGACGAGACGCCACTACAGACAATTTCCTGAGATGTTTCTGTGGTTACTTTTAGAGAATCGACGGATCCGAAAGCATTCTCGCTCTAATTCCCTGCAAACTTTCTTCATTCATGCCTTTGGAAATTGGAATTAGAAAGACTTCTAATAATACTTTATCTTCAGGCTACGGGACTCGTTCAATTGCTTCCACTGTGGGACTGCAACAATGTGTTCTGTGTTTTATGTTCATAAATGCCTTTGGTAAAACGTTGGATGTTATTAATTAATTGCATCCAGATTTGCCTGCTGTGTGATATACgtttttgatgtttgtttttttttctacaaggATATCATTAACTGGCAATTCCACGTGAGAATATATAAAGATGTAGGATTTATTCTAAAATCATGGAGAAATAAGATGTTTCATAAAGCTAcacgttttacttttttttatgaaataagtAATATCATTCAGTCCTCTATTGTATTCTGATAATACTTTCGAAAAAATATTTTCGGTTAAAAGTAAATACACTTTCATGATTTTATTTACAGATCTAATACTGTTAATTAGTAATTAGCGATCAAACGAGAGTACTTTGGGAAATGGTCAgctgaaggaaataaaataacatatcatTTCCGTACCATATGGCGACGTGCACGCGAATATTTGCAGATGCGTATTTGAAACAAGGTTATCTTAGGTCATTTTGGAAACACAGTGGAGTTCTAGAAGGCCCGAGCACATTCTACATACTTAGTTCATCTTCACGATAGGCTGTTGCAATCACCATCATCTGAGGCGATGTAATTAGCATGAAAACTGACAATGTCATTTTAGAAACAATGATATTTCGTTCCTATTAATACTAGCTTCTCGCCATCACCAACAAAATCTGTGGTGATGTAATAGCATGAAATCTGACAACTACCACACacaaagtaaaaatgaaagaaaatagaaaagataagaagagaaagggagagaaaaaaaaaaaaaaagctaaacagaaataaacaaaacaaaaaaaaaaaggaaaataaaacattgaTACAAGAACCACACACAAGCTTCCCAGCCACACACGCCGTGGGCTCATACGAGAGCATAATTCTTAAACAGCTTCACCCGTGGAAACCTGGTTGGAAAATACTCCAGAGAGCCATCGGAGAGTGGAGAACCCTGCTCTCACGCTGGAACACCAAGAATATTTCTCTCGACATCGTCAGCAGAGGGAGAACAGGGGTGAGGAAATCCGAAATACGAAAATttgaaggaaaaaggaataagatgGTATATGGCAAgagtaagtctgtgtgtgtgtgtgtgtgcgtgcgcgtgtgtgtgtgtgtttgtgtgtgtgtgtgtgtgtgtgtgtgtgtgtgtgtgtgtgtgtgtgtgtgtgtgtgtgtgtgtgtgtgtgtgtgtgtgtgtgcttgtacgcgTGTGTACGTGGATatcacatgtttacatatgtctATGGGTCATAATACCCATACCCATTCATCAGCCAttcatctgcctatttatctatctactttcctattttttctcacTTATATATACAACTAGTCGCTTGCTCCTCACGTCTCAAAGGTGATGCAGAGTGAGTACAAGACACTgttgagatgtatatatatgaatgagaagaaattaaaaatgtaaaagaaatgaaaatatttttgtagCATTTCACAGTGAAATATCCAGGGAATAGATCAGACTACACAGATTACAGCACATGACGCGAAGTCAGAGAACTTATTACTTTGAGCAACTGAAAAATGCGATcacttatatatgtgatatatatgtccATCACTTGcgtcgtgtacacacacacacacacacacacacacacacacacacacatatatatatatatatatatatatatatatatatatatatatatatatatatagatatacatgtttatatatagataaatatacgtatatatatatatatatatatatatatatatatatatttatatagatatatatatgtatatatctatctatatatatatatatatatatatatatatatatatatatatgtatacatacatatatatatatatatatatatatatatatatatatgtatatatatatatatatatatatatacacacacacataaacacacacacacacacacacacacacacacatatatatacacgtgaatgtgtgtgtattcgcatgTATAAGGGCGGTTGCTCATGTTATCCAATGGAAAATTAGCAAACAGAGAGCTTCCAGATATTTTCTGAAATTCCTATTAATAGTTATAGCAGTTTTAATACACTGAAATTGAGAATCTCTATTAATTCTAAACACTATTAAAGCTTACATGCTAGGATGAACCTctgttaataaacacacacacaaaaaacagcaacatccAGACTTTTGTGATTTATAATTTCCTTTCTGATGCCATTAGATGAATCCTTAAAGATGTGTATATGAAATTCCATGAAAGGAAATCGCGCTTTAAGCAATCAAATGTTCCATTAACAcattttatttacgtatttttttattcatttgtttatttatctattcattcacctcgtcacatacttatttatttgtttatttctttttttacttacttttttaaGGACCAGAACCGTGGCAGTAAATGAATATGCGATATTTCATCTCAATCTGACGTTCTTTCGACGTCCGGCACAATGGCTTGTCCCTGGCCAGTCTTATTGTTCTATTTTCGTTTCGAACGGgataaaatacctttttttttttcgtatgactAAATGATTACGCCAATCTACGTTTGCCCATTCATTGTTCCATGCATTTATAATTGTGcgcctttacccctccctccatctaccccctccctccctccggtttttttttttctttcgtgctctctatctctttctctttcactctgttctctccgtttctctcttaatctctctctcatgttccctttctaactatctatctattcgtctatctatctgtctgtctatctagtggGATGCATCTTTTTTCGGTGTTTAGTTGCTTCTTTTTTCAGTCGATAGATATATTTCTTTCAGTCAatagatctatctacctatcagcctatctatctgtaAACTCATCTTTTAAGCTGACCAATGTGAATTAAGGTACGGAGCCAACATCAATCCcctctcacgcccacgcccacgaggaagaagaaaacaacttCACAGCCAAGCCTCGATGTTGTCCTTcccacgcccatccccccccccccccctcccccgccctttcgCCGCCCGCGCTCGTCCATCACACTTAATATAAACTTAATACTAGCGCAGCCTTGCCGGAACCTGGTGTATTTGGTGGTTAAACACTGACCCAAGATAAACAGGGTTTGCCTCCTCACCTCAGCACAAGATCAACAGCCTTCCATGATCCAATGGAATACCCCCCCagcccctccacaccccctccacacccacctacccttccatctctcttatctccccccccccccttccctcacttgcccttcctctctcccccacccccttttcctccctctccctccctgcagcTCCCACTCCCTCGAAGTCAATGCCTCGCCCACCTTCTACAGCCTCAGCAACCACTTTAGAGAAATTCCTACTTGCCGTTGCTGAAGCCGAGAAGTTGGTTGAGTCAGCGCTGCCAGAACTAAGACCGACTTGATTGCCTTCACAGTTTCTGAGGCAAGAGAGGAGcggggcgagggggaaaggggcgaaggggaaagggacgaaggggaaagggacgaaggggaaaggggcgagggggaaaggggcaaaggggaaaggggcgaagaggggttggagggaaggaaggagggagggagggaaggaagtaggagggagcaatagagggggagggagagggagaggaagaaaggagagggagaaggggagggtgaaggagagggagaaggagagagagagagagagagagagagagagagagagagagagagagagagagagagagagagagagagagatagatagagagagagagagagagagagagagggagggatagagagagagagagagagagagagagagagagagagagagagagagagagagagagagagtgagagagagagagagacagagagagagagagagagagagagagagagagagggaggatagatagatagagagagaagagagagagagagagagagagagagagagagagagaggagagaagagaagagagggagggatagagagagagaaggagagagagagagagagaagagagagagagagagagagagagagaagagagagagagagagaggggggggggggggggggagcgagaggaaagagagagagagagagagagagagaagagagagagagagcggtaaagagagagagagaagagagaagagagagaagagagagagagagagagagagagagagagaggtagagagagaagagtgagagagaagagagagagagagagagagagagagagagagagaagagagagaggaaagtgagagggagagagagaggaaagggagagggaaagggagagggtgatggaggagtCGGGATTCCGTCCATATTTGGGATTTCCCGGGTCGTGACGTCGAATGTTTGGCGGATTGGCTGTGCGGGCGCCGTCCTCCTCCCGCAGGCAGTGCTGTGAGTGCCCAAGGGCCAAGggcggcgagagagggagaggggacgggaggaggaaatgacaaatgagggaaaaggggcgagagggaaatttatttttttatgtttttatttattaattattattattattattattattatcattattattattattattattattattattattattattattattattattattattattattattattatcattattattattattattattattattattattatcattattattattattattattattattattattattatcattattattattattattattattattattattattattattattattattattattattattattactattattattatcattattattattattatcattattattatcattattattattatcattattattattattattatcattattattattatcattattattattattattattattattattattattattattattatcattatcattattattattattattattattattattattattattattattattattatcattatcattatcattatcattatcatcatcattattattattattattattattattattattattattatcattatcattattattattattaatattattattatcatcattattattattattattattattattattatgattatgattattattattattattactattactattatcattattattattattattatcattattatttaaaggaACAGTGCATTTGATAGGACACTCATCTTTCGGTTctcaaacaaaggaaacaaacagaaTTTGACACGGAAAGccctattttctttgttattacagGAGGATTGAACTATTTTTTATAGTCTGCAATAGCTTATACAACCTTGAATATGGGCACAACATCAAAACATATAAATGCACCTTcccgtcatttttttttgtttttgtttttgttataaccgATCGCTATCATTTATGGATgagaacaatatataataattatacattcaaatgatgctatacataaatatatatatttttttttcagcccAACATTtctcttttataaaaaaaaaaaattatatcatttatcgttggtgaaaatatatatatatatttttttgttgataattTTGGTTGTGAATTACATTACCAGCTTCGCCGATTTATACTCGGTAACTCGGATAGGAATAAGCCGTTTATGAAGCATGTCGCCTAATTAtagtatgctgtgtgtgtgtgtatcaggatATGGATATGGAGATTATTCAAGATCCCTagaaaatacagacacacatccacacagccacatacatacacactctctctctctctctccctctctctctctctctctagctgcccccgtttctctctctttccatttctgatTCAACTTGGAAAAGATTACAGGAGATCTCCGAGACTTAATCCATAAATCTTATTTACTTTTCCCTCATAATCCCATTTAATTATCAAATCTAATTTATTTTCCCAAAAGGAGGACAAGACCATCAAATCCACGGGTcgagtttgtctttttttttgtattttcattgaattattccatttttctataacttttttttcctggaactatttttttctattactattttccttgAATTATTTTCCCTGTTGTTATTTTTCTAGAACTATTTTTCTAAATCTTCCTTCCTGGCGCTATTTTCCTGGAATTATTTTCTCGGAACTATTTTCCTGGAACTATTTTCCTAACACCGACCATTTCCATATGAACTTAACATTCAATTTTCCAGCCCTGGTTCCGCCTGGCTGGCGTGGCTGGCTCGTCAGCACCCACATTTTCCCCTCGTAATACAGTCCCGACTCAgcaatcactcccccccccccctacacaaaaCCTACAGATTTGCATATAGACCCAATGACTCCCCACAATAATCAGCAGACCTCCGGAGCCCCTCAGGAAGTATAAAATTACGGCAAAACATCGCCTGCAACCCTGTAATTTGTGTGGGCAGCCGAccatcctccctgtctccctgctcCCCTCGCCCTTGCgcgctcctcttcccctctcccttcccctctcccttcccctctccctcatgttCCTCcgctccgctctcctctctcctttcgcctTCCCCTACATCCTCTCTCTtgcacttccctcttctcctctcccttggcCTTTCCCTACATTCTCCTTcttgccctctcctcttcccctctcccttcccctctccctcgattcccccttccgccccccccctctcccttgcacTCCCCTCgtcacctttccctttccttgctcccctctctctggcgcgcccctctcccccctctcccttcgccttctgcaccctcctcccccttgccctcccctcccccctcccctccccaacactcGGTGGAAAATAAGAGACGGAAGGAATGACTGAGAAGTGAAGCCTTGCCTCCCGCCGCTGCACAATGCACTCGGTGTTTTGAAGCTCGCTGAACATGGCCATTATTGTTCAGTGTTGTTCTACTGTTGTTCTTCGGAAATCAAGCGAGGATAAGCAAACGGTTATGCATTCGGCGCCATTGTGCAGCTGGCAACTCGTGTGCCTGTATGTCCGTTTGGATTCACTTCTCCCTTCATGAaggtgtgtacctatctatctatctatctatgtgtgtgtgtgtgtgtgtgtgtgtgtgtgtgtatgtgtgtgtgcatgtgtaagtgtatttgtagGTGAAACAGCACGGAGTCCCTCTCAagatacctctcccccccccgcccccccagcgCAGCCTTGACATAGCTCTCCTTTGTCTCGCTCGACGCCTCGAAGCCTTTGGTGAATTCCCCTTCCGAAACGCCCTCCAGGCTCTTCCTTCGCCGTCCTTCCCTCGGCCTCCTCGGCGGCCAAACGCCCTTCCACGCAGCTCTCGAAatctggggaggaggagaaagcacgAAAATCACAGGCGGCCGAGTTCGGATGGGCAGAGTTGGGGTTTGGACCACATGCGGCCAAATTATGATAGGGGTTAATTATCtgtggaagatgatgatgattatgaatagtTTAAAGGCTGGCAGGAAGGAAGCGGACACTATACCGGACTGAATTAATGTGTAGGGGAAACTGTCATTTTCTGTTCTTTAATCAAATGCCATAAAGTCATTAATGTGTTGAAACAGAATTTCGTGTTCTGAATGTTTCTTATTTCTTGTGCAAAATAAACACTcactctgccacacacacacacacacacacacacacacacacacacacacacacacaaacaaacacacacacacacaaacacacacaacacacacacacacacacacacacacacacacacacacacacacacacacacacacacacacacacacacacacacacacacacacacacacacacacacacacacacatgtatatacatatacatatatatgtatatatatatatatatatatatatatatatatatatatatatatgtgtgtgtgtgtgtgtgtgtgtgtgtgtgtgtgtgcgtgtgtgtgtgtgtatataaatatgtacatatatatacatatatacatatatatatatccacatacatacatacatatatatatatatatatatatatatatatatatatatatgcacgcgcgtgcgtgtgtataaatatgtacatatatatacatatatatatatatatatatatatatatatatatatatatatatatatatatatatatgatgtagggATAACaacatccatgtgtatatatatgtgtgtgcacgtccAACAGTCCTTATGTACCTGTGCGTCTGTTTGCGAGGAAGCAACTATTAAGTTACATTGGACACCTCCGTGGAAATCCCCTCTCTGAAgcgcccctcccccgtcctccagGTGGGCTGGATGAGAGCTGACACACAGACGATCCTGAGTCTCCACAAACGGGTCGTCACACACAACAACAGGATATCGGTGACTCACGACGAACCCAGGACCTGGAACTTGCACATCAGGATGGTAAATACGACTACTGTTGTTCACTCTGATTTTTTAATGTTGAGTTATTATCATTTAAGgactttttttgtattattattattggtgtcgtcttggttttcattatcatagcatTCATTATCCTTGATAATGAAtgctttattcttttttatcattatcatcattattactgttattatcattgtttcttttactattttcattattttttctattattatcattattgttatcactattatcatcatgattatcattattattattgttattattatcacttgttattactgtcattactgttatgatcattatcattattattatcattattattatactattattatcattaatatcatcatcatcatcatcatcaccatcattatcataataatattaattatagtaatgatgataataatattaatgataataataataataaataataataataataataataataataataataataataataataataataataataataataataataataacaataataatgataataataaagataataataatgataataacaataataataatgattatacctattatcatcattatcattatcgtatttttattattattactattcttaccattattatcattatcattgctactattattgttattattatcattattattattgttggtgttattagtattatgattatcattatggttttcattacggttataatggttatcattattattattattattattattattattattatttattattatcattgccatcatcatcattattaccctcaacactatcattattggtattattattattattattattattattattattataactattattattattattattattatctttaatatagttgttagtattatcattattatgatttatgttatcatcatgaGTATGATTATTGACGTATTTATTGCTCTTCTCTTTATTACttccatcatcattacttattgtcattgatattattatcattattgtcattttatcatcattatcattaccattgtgatcgttaccattatcaaattatcatcactattattattgttgttgttattatcacttttgatatcatcattatcattatcgttttcagtaTTTGCAttggcaattattattactatcattattattatctttgttatcatttccattattagtgctgtcattagtattgtttttgttattattaatattgttaatatcatttttattgatatcattatagttttttattattgttattgttattattattattatcattatcatcatcatcatcattatcatcatcattatcattatatcattatcatcatcactgctgatataactgtaataacaatataaaataaaactattaatagcaacaacaatcacTGATAAAAGCAATCCTTCCAATAATGATAGAATTCAAAGCTTTGCCCTCTACGGTATATGTCTCCTCTTGTCCCCCAGGTGAGGGAATCCGACCGAGGGTGTTACATGTGCCAGATTAATACGGCTCTTATGAAGAAGACCCTCGGCTGCATCGATGTGCATGGTGAGGCCGGTCCCTGTGTTGTGTGCGTCTGCCCTGTGCATTTCAGCTGTTTTTGTCCTTGTGAAagtgtgaatatggttatatgagatataaattatgtgtggaggtacgttggtgtgtgtgtgtgtgtgtgtgtgtgtgtgtgtgcgtgtgtgtgtgtgtgtgtgtgtgtgtgtgtgtgcataaacatacacacgcacacacaatatatgtgtatcagCGAGTACGCGTGTGTGAATGTCGACATACCTGTACACGCAAACCTCGCTCTCCCCAGTCCCGCCGAACATCATCGACAACGAGACGTCGAGCGACGTGACGGTGCCCGACGGCGAGAGCGTGACGCTGGTGTGCGCCGCCCGGGGGTACCCGCAGCCCAAGAtcgagtggaagagagaagacaaagaaaaaatagttCTCCGAACAGggcggaaggagagaatgaagagtgaGTGGGGCGGAGGCCGCGGAGCGCAGTGGCCGT
The Penaeus chinensis breed Huanghai No. 1 chromosome 15, ASM1920278v2, whole genome shotgun sequence DNA segment above includes these coding regions:
- the LOC125032827 gene encoding lachesin-like, which encodes MSVSKSDQRIPDTRGKISEQLAGDSRPLEKGIGDNGPSAGEALDKRSKLLYRLNEVEEKEPEPEFGDVIKNVTVALGREAVLSCIVDNLGTYRVGWMRADTQTILSLHKRVVTHNNRISVTHDEPRTWNLHIRMVRESDRGCYMCQINTALMKKTLGCIDVHVPPNIIDNETSSDVTVPDGESVTLVCAARGYPQPKIEWKREDKEKIVLRTGRKERMKMEVVEGPYLNLTRVNRRQMGAYLCIAKNEVPPAVMKRIIVNVSFEPTIQVPNQLVGSPLGSDLALSCKVEAYPKPITFWRKNNEIMILDGFKSGITLQNIEEL